The DNA sequence ATGGAGCAAGGATGTTGGGACTTTTTGGAGATGTGGCGACTGAACTTTTGATCATAAATGATGGTGATGAGGGACTTTTTAAGGCTTATGACAGTGTAGAATTTTTAGCTCCTGTTCATGCCGGAGATTTTATTGAGGCAACAGGTGAGATAGTTTCATCAGGAAATACTTCCAGAAAGATGGTGTTTGAGGCAAGAAAGGTTATTACACCAAGAACAGATATAAATGATTCAGCCTGTGATGTTTTAGAAGAGCCGATAGTAGTTTGCAGAGCAAGTGGAACATGTGTGGTACTTAAGGACAGACAGAGAAAAAATAAATAGAGATAAATATGGATAAACTTATTATTACAGCATGTATATGTGGTGCAGAGGTCACAAAGGAACACAATCCTAATGTACCATATACAGTGGAAGAGATTGTAAGAGAAGCAAAGTCTGCTTATGATGCAGGAGCCGCTATTATACATTTGCATGTGAGAGAGGATGACGGAACACCTATACAGAGTGCAGACAGATTTAGAGAATGTATAGATGCTATAAGAAAAGTAATACCTGATGTTATTATCCAGCCTTCTACCGGTGGAGCGGTAGGTATGAGCAATGAGGAAAGGCTTGCTCCTACAACACTTCGCCCTGAGATGGCGACACTTGACTGTGGTACTTGTAATTTTGGCGGTGATGATATTTTTGTAAATACAGAAAATACTATCATAGAATTTGCAAACAGAATGAATGAACTTGGTATCAAGCCTGAAGTAGAAGTTTTTGATAAGGGAATGGTGGACATGGCCATTCGACTTAATAAAAAGGGAATCATAAAATCACCTATGCATTTTGATTTTGTAATGGGAGTAAATGGCGGTATTTCAGGTACTGCAAGAGATTTGAACTTTATGGTTGAAAGTATACCTGCAGGTTCAACATGGACAGCTTCCGGAGTAGGAAAGGCAGAGTTTCCCATGGTAACAATGGCGATTCTTATGGGAGGACATGCAAGGGTAGGCTTTGAAGATAATATATACCTGAGTAAAGGTGTGATGGCAAAGTCAAATGGAGAGCTGGTAGAAAAGGTCGTGAGATTAGCAAGGGAACTTGGCAGAGAAATAGCAACACCTACTGAAGCAAGGCAGATATTGGGTTTAAAGTAGATTGGAGGACTTATGCTAAAGGGAAATAAGTACGGTATTCATAGAGTTATAGAACCACAGGGAGTATTGACACAGGCTGCAAAGAAAATAGATAATGATATGACAAAGAGGTATTCAAATGAGATTATCTGTGATGTTATTTCATTAAATATAGATTCTGCTTCATTTACTCAAATTGAAGAAGCCTGTGATAAAGATATTGAAAAAATAGGAAAAATGATTCTGGATATAGTAAACGAAAGAGGAAAAATGCAAAATCCTGTAACAGGCTCAGGTGGAATGTTTATAGGTACAGTAAGCTATATCGGAGAAGATTTGGATACAGATATTCAGGTGGGAGATAAGATAGCTTCTTTGGTATCACTTTCTATGACACCTCTAAGAGTAGATAAAATAAAAGCAATTCATCCTGAGATAGATAGAGTGGACATAGAAGGTCAGGCGGTTTTGT is a window from the Lachnoanaerobaculum umeaense genome containing:
- the kce gene encoding 3-keto-5-aminohexanoate cleavage enzyme — its product is MDKLIITACICGAEVTKEHNPNVPYTVEEIVREAKSAYDAGAAIIHLHVREDDGTPIQSADRFRECIDAIRKVIPDVIIQPSTGGAVGMSNEERLAPTTLRPEMATLDCGTCNFGGDDIFVNTENTIIEFANRMNELGIKPEVEVFDKGMVDMAIRLNKKGIIKSPMHFDFVMGVNGGISGTARDLNFMVESIPAGSTWTASGVGKAEFPMVTMAILMGGHARVGFEDNIYLSKGVMAKSNGELVEKVVRLARELGREIATPTEARQILGLK
- the kal gene encoding 3-aminobutyryl-CoA ammonia lyase, coding for MVKSTIRLRMSAHDAHYGGELVDGARMLGLFGDVATELLIINDGDEGLFKAYDSVEFLAPVHAGDFIEATGEIVSSGNTSRKMVFEARKVITPRTDINDSACDVLEEPIVVCRASGTCVVLKDRQRKNK